A window of Nitrososphaerales archaeon contains these coding sequences:
- a CDS encoding hydroxyacid dehydrogenase, with protein sequence MIRVLVCDHVEIEQLSLGPSFRVDYRPDIAKDELLKIVGGYEALVVRSRTKVDRDILDRAAALKLVARPGTGLDNVDVDYAKSKGVEVVNSPESLVEAVAEHVVLLMLALSRKLVQADQTTKAGRWEKNSLIGVELKGKTLGIVGLGRIGKRIGAIARVLGMSILIYDVIPISPEVINELRCRVVDLAELFASSDYVTLHVPLTEQTKRMVDSARLSSMKRSAFLINTSRGGVVDEHSLSVALRNSVIAGAALDVFEKEPPSGELLSTPNLIITPHIGGQTAEAQVSAIAVVGEKIRAFFSAS encoded by the coding sequence GTGATCAGGGTCCTCGTTTGCGACCACGTAGAGATCGAACAACTCTCGCTTGGTCCCAGCTTCAGGGTAGACTACAGGCCCGACATCGCCAAGGACGAGCTCCTCAAAATCGTCGGGGGGTACGAGGCTCTCGTTGTCAGAAGCAGGACGAAGGTGGACAGGGATATCCTCGACAGGGCCGCGGCTCTCAAGCTCGTGGCAAGGCCGGGCACTGGCTTGGACAACGTCGACGTTGACTACGCAAAGAGCAAAGGGGTCGAGGTGGTCAACAGCCCGGAATCTCTTGTCGAGGCTGTCGCAGAGCACGTTGTTCTCCTCATGTTGGCTCTAAGCAGGAAGCTGGTCCAGGCGGACCAGACAACGAAGGCAGGGAGGTGGGAGAAGAACTCCCTGATTGGTGTCGAGCTGAAGGGAAAGACGCTGGGCATCGTGGGCCTGGGCAGGATAGGGAAGAGGATAGGGGCGATCGCGAGAGTGCTCGGAATGTCGATCCTGATCTACGACGTGATTCCGATTTCGCCCGAAGTTATCAACGAGCTGCGCTGCCGGGTCGTGGACCTCGCCGAGCTCTTCGCGTCATCAGACTACGTCACGCTTCACGTCCCCCTCACGGAGCAGACGAAACGCATGGTCGACTCGGCCCGGCTATCTTCCATGAAGAGAAGCGCTTTCCTAATCAATACGTCGAGGGGAGGAGTCGTGGACGAACACTCCCTCTCAGTGGCGCTCAGGAACAGCGTTATAGCCGGTGCGGCGCTTGACGTCTTCGAGAAGGAACCGCCGAGCGGGGAATTGCTGTCGACCCCCAACCTCATAATCACCCCCCACATCGGCGGCCAGACAGCCGAGGCCCAGGTCAGCGCAATAGCAGTCGTCGGCGAAAAGATCAGGGCCTTCTTCTCAGCTTCCTAA
- a CDS encoding 30S ribosomal protein S3ae, with protein MPKKVAKVRDKWKLKSWVTVLASPSFGSAPIARVPLTDLEKPGGRVIETTLYDILKQDPQHYAFRLFFQIDKVDGEIAHTIFKGHEYSREFLRSLIRRGSSMSDLIKDYNTKDGFTARVYCTALSQGKMNSSKKHDLRLIMDKVIKERAASLTYEQFAQELVLQKVASDVYNEAKKVTHLRHVGVRKSKLISRGEQRKVEPLAPLAA; from the coding sequence TTGCCAAAGAAAGTAGCGAAGGTGAGGGACAAGTGGAAGCTGAAGTCCTGGGTGACTGTGCTAGCCTCGCCTTCTTTCGGCAGCGCGCCGATTGCCAGGGTTCCGCTCACGGACCTCGAGAAGCCCGGCGGCAGAGTCATTGAGACTACACTCTACGACATCCTCAAGCAGGACCCGCAGCATTACGCATTCAGACTCTTCTTCCAGATTGACAAGGTCGACGGCGAGATTGCCCACACAATCTTCAAGGGCCACGAATACTCCAGGGAGTTCCTGCGGAGCCTGATTAGGCGCGGCTCGTCCATGTCCGACCTGATAAAGGACTACAACACGAAGGACGGATTCACGGCGAGGGTCTACTGCACGGCGCTCTCCCAGGGGAAAATGAACAGCTCGAAGAAGCACGACCTGAGGCTGATTATGGACAAGGTGATCAAGGAAAGGGCGGCCAGCCTCACATACGAGCAGTTCGCGCAGGAGCTCGTCCTCCAGAAGGTGGCCTCAGACGTCTACAACGAGGCGAAGAAGGTGACTCACCTCAGGCATGTGGGAGTCAGGAAGAGCAAACTCATCTCAAGGGGAGAGCAGAGGAAAGTGGAACCGCTAGCCCCTCTTGCTGCTTGA
- the serS gene encoding serine--tRNA ligase codes for MLDVKLLRETPDTIRKDLRRRGLLDRLPSVDEAIQCDVEWRKLKTQVEELRHKQNELTVEVATLKRSGKSADAKLREAKEIPVRTKQLDAEAETRLARLNEILMSLPNILHESVPTGKDDSENVTVRTWGVPVKFDFKPKDHIDILTDLGFVDVERASKISGARFFFLKGDAVKLEHSIMRYALDFLSKKGYVPLEPPFMMRREPYSGVTDLGDFGPVIYKVEGEDLYMIATSEHPLVAMHMDEILDASSLPIKYCGFSPCFRVEAGAHGRDTKGIFRTHQFYKVEQIAFSEPDRSWGLHEELIRNSEEIFQSLGLHYRIVNVCTGDMGSVAAKKYDLEAWMPVQQKFREMVSCSNCTDYQARRLKIRCRAKTSEQTRLVHTLNSTAVTTRALVAIVENFQRKDGSVSIPRPLVAYMNGIERLGHQ; via the coding sequence TTGCTCGACGTCAAGTTGCTGAGGGAGACACCAGACACGATCAGGAAGGACCTGCGGCGGAGGGGGCTGCTTGACAGGCTGCCCTCAGTGGACGAGGCGATACAGTGCGACGTGGAATGGAGGAAGTTGAAGACACAGGTCGAGGAGTTGAGGCACAAACAGAACGAGCTGACCGTGGAAGTGGCTACGCTAAAGCGGAGCGGCAAGTCGGCAGATGCAAAACTGAGAGAGGCAAAGGAGATCCCCGTCAGGACGAAGCAGCTGGACGCAGAGGCAGAGACGAGGCTCGCTAGGCTGAACGAAATTCTCATGTCTTTGCCGAACATCCTCCACGAGAGCGTGCCGACAGGCAAGGACGACAGCGAGAACGTCACAGTCCGAACCTGGGGGGTCCCGGTGAAGTTCGACTTCAAGCCGAAGGACCACATCGACATACTCACAGACCTCGGGTTCGTCGACGTGGAGCGCGCCAGCAAGATATCCGGGGCCAGGTTCTTCTTCCTGAAAGGGGACGCTGTGAAACTCGAGCACTCGATAATGCGTTACGCGCTCGACTTCCTGTCCAAGAAGGGCTACGTCCCACTCGAGCCGCCCTTCATGATGAGGAGGGAGCCATACTCGGGGGTCACAGACCTGGGAGACTTCGGTCCTGTAATCTACAAGGTGGAGGGCGAAGACCTGTACATGATCGCGACCTCGGAACACCCGCTTGTTGCAATGCACATGGACGAGATCCTCGACGCAAGCAGCCTGCCCATAAAGTACTGCGGGTTCTCTCCCTGCTTCAGGGTGGAGGCAGGTGCCCACGGCAGGGACACGAAGGGAATCTTCAGGACCCACCAATTCTACAAAGTGGAGCAGATTGCCTTCAGCGAGCCGGACCGGAGCTGGGGCCTTCACGAGGAGCTGATACGAAACTCCGAGGAGATCTTCCAGAGCCTCGGGCTTCACTACAGGATAGTCAACGTGTGCACAGGCGACATGGGCTCTGTGGCTGCGAAGAAGTACGACCTGGAGGCATGGATGCCAGTCCAACAGAAGTTCAGGGAGATGGTTTCCTGCAGCAACTGCACCGACTATCAGGCCAGGCGACTCAAGATCAGGTGCAGGGCCAAGACGAGCGAGCAGACGAGGCTCGTCCACACACTCAACTCAACTGCCGTGACGACCAGGGCCCTCGTTGCGATCGTCGAGAACTTCCAGAGAAAGGATGGGTCTGTGTCGATCCCGAGGCCTCTGGTGGCCTACATGAACGGAATAGAACGGCTCGGACATCAATGA
- a CDS encoding FAD-dependent oxidoreductase, with translation MPRVGVIGAGIAGVAAALEAARMGARVTLFEASRQIPSRRSSWPSILSSGGPPGREQVEVLTGNGVEVSLGQSVAGVDSGPRLKVRGSASQFDAVVLATGSRAAPEPLPGGTKTGVHVLDSEEGFIRLKESARGYQVVAVYGSGVAAAEVAERLHALGILVFLLSPSGLFSSQLSEGPRSLLLAAADSLGIRVFDSKPQKVVGVDRVEAVVASGDVHPCDGFIVLPRVEPAPPATLAKVGRYGGVVVADSMNSSQPGVFAAGDCAEVVTGSTTMTMMSDSSALAMGRVAGANVAGAHKTAKVTGSYTKKVFGLWVASSGLTIAEASVAGLAAFEASWMREGRVACSLVVERGTTAVLGAQLVGRDADLFADSLSLAVSAGLNLEQLAYAETSSPSDISPIVETAREALRKEMGNQ, from the coding sequence TTGCCAAGGGTCGGGGTCATAGGCGCCGGGATTGCTGGAGTTGCAGCTGCGCTTGAAGCTGCGCGGATGGGGGCGCGCGTAACTCTGTTCGAAGCGTCGCGACAGATTCCAAGCAGGAGGAGCAGCTGGCCGTCGATTCTGTCGAGTGGCGGCCCGCCAGGCAGGGAACAGGTCGAAGTCCTTACTGGGAATGGTGTCGAGGTCAGCCTGGGTCAGTCCGTCGCAGGAGTGGACTCAGGCCCCCGGCTAAAGGTCCGAGGTTCTGCGTCACAGTTCGATGCAGTTGTTCTTGCCACCGGCAGCAGGGCGGCGCCTGAACCGCTACCGGGAGGCACGAAGACCGGAGTCCACGTTTTGGACTCGGAGGAAGGGTTCATCCGCCTGAAGGAATCCGCCAGAGGATACCAGGTTGTCGCCGTCTATGGGTCCGGCGTGGCTGCAGCTGAAGTTGCGGAAAGGCTCCACGCCCTCGGCATCCTTGTCTTTCTCCTCTCCCCTTCCGGGTTGTTCTCGTCTCAGCTCAGCGAGGGCCCGAGGAGTCTCCTCCTCGCTGCGGCGGACTCTCTCGGCATTAGGGTGTTCGACTCGAAGCCGCAGAAGGTTGTGGGCGTCGACAGGGTCGAGGCAGTCGTGGCTTCGGGGGATGTGCACCCCTGCGACGGCTTTATCGTCTTGCCGCGAGTCGAGCCCGCACCGCCCGCTACCCTGGCCAAGGTGGGGCGTTACGGAGGGGTCGTAGTGGCCGACTCGATGAACTCGAGTCAGCCCGGCGTCTTCGCAGCAGGGGACTGTGCGGAGGTCGTAACTGGGTCCACAACCATGACCATGATGTCAGACTCGTCTGCCTTGGCCATGGGCCGAGTCGCCGGAGCCAACGTTGCAGGAGCCCACAAGACCGCCAAGGTCACCGGTTCCTACACAAAGAAGGTCTTCGGGCTCTGGGTCGCATCATCGGGCCTTACCATTGCGGAAGCTTCGGTGGCCGGGCTGGCTGCCTTTGAGGCCTCATGGATGCGGGAGGGCAGGGTAGCATGCTCCCTGGTGGTGGAGAGAGGAACAACTGCAGTGCTGGGCGCGCAGTTGGTGGGCAGAGACGCAGACCTCTTTGCCGACTCACTGTCCTTGGCAGTCTCCGCCGGGTTGAACCTTGAGCAACTCGCCTACGCGGAGACGTCGAGCCCAAGCGATATATCGCCCATCGTCGAGACCGCGAGAGAGGCGCTCAGGAAGGAGATGGGGAATCAGTGA
- a CDS encoding NAD(P)/FAD-dependent oxidoreductase, translating to MSQDVYDITIIGAGPTGLFAAFYAGLRVMKTKLMDALEQPGGQVAVLYPEKYIFDAPGYAKILAKDLVKNLVEQAYQANPTVVLGERIISFRKEDGIFEITTDKGTKHYTKTILIAAGVGAFAPNKLEAAGVPEYEGRGIYYFVKEKVAFKGKKLMIVGGGDSAVDWALSMRDVAEKITLVHRRDVFRAHEQSVTELMHSNVDVKLFYEVRKVVGDGKTVKQAVIFDNRSNAETTLDVDAILVNIGFRADLGPIKDWGLEINGRELVCNGRMETKVPGIYVAGDIAGPAEAVKLNLIATGYAQAAIAVNVAKSFVDPNSKIFPGHSSEMKK from the coding sequence ATGTCTCAGGACGTCTACGACATCACAATAATCGGCGCTGGGCCGACTGGGCTTTTCGCAGCTTTCTACGCTGGCCTGAGGGTGATGAAGACCAAGTTGATGGACGCACTGGAGCAGCCCGGCGGGCAGGTGGCCGTTCTGTATCCGGAGAAGTACATCTTCGACGCGCCCGGCTATGCGAAGATACTTGCGAAAGACCTGGTGAAGAATCTTGTCGAACAGGCGTACCAGGCCAACCCGACTGTCGTTCTGGGTGAGAGGATTATTTCCTTCCGGAAGGAAGACGGCATCTTCGAGATTACGACTGACAAAGGGACGAAACACTATACCAAGACGATTCTCATAGCCGCAGGTGTCGGGGCGTTCGCACCGAACAAGCTGGAGGCGGCCGGAGTGCCAGAGTATGAGGGGAGGGGAATCTACTACTTCGTGAAGGAGAAGGTGGCCTTCAAGGGGAAGAAGCTGATGATTGTAGGCGGAGGTGACTCGGCCGTGGACTGGGCGCTGAGCATGAGGGACGTCGCTGAGAAGATCACACTGGTGCACAGGAGAGACGTCTTCAGGGCGCACGAACAGAGCGTCACTGAGCTGATGCACTCGAACGTGGATGTGAAGCTGTTTTACGAAGTCAGGAAGGTGGTCGGGGACGGGAAGACCGTAAAGCAGGCTGTGATCTTCGACAACAGGAGCAACGCCGAGACGACGCTGGACGTCGACGCCATCTTGGTGAACATAGGGTTCAGGGCGGACCTCGGACCGATCAAGGACTGGGGGCTCGAGATAAACGGCAGGGAGTTGGTCTGCAACGGCAGGATGGAGACGAAGGTGCCCGGAATATACGTCGCGGGCGATATCGCAGGTCCGGCGGAGGCAGTGAAGCTCAACCTCATCGCCACGGGTTACGCCCAGGCGGCAATCGCAGTGAACGTTGCGAAGTCCTTCGTGGACCCGAACTCCAAGATATTCCCTGGCCACAGCAGCGAGATGAAGAAGTAG
- a CDS encoding DHH family phosphoesterase gives MADLEGLLARCEVLSRETVKLAEQGKKILVVTHVDADGLASGSIVFASLMRRGANVALRSVPDLDPRRIKELEAEKYDFYIFTDLASALVSELELAFDGRFLVIDHHQLAEEDLAKPSVMNAWQYGYDGGKEACSSTMAYMFASVIDQECRDLSYLAVVGALADRQDGGQGRSLTGLNRKAVEEAQAAGLLTVSNDLTFTGRQTRPVHEAVALTSAPYLPGISGNKDAVLATLLQAGMNLKDGARWRTLSELTGEEKMKLTEVIAGVIGASGGATDALAGLVGEVYSLEYEDSFTPLRDAREFGTLLNACGRMGAAGVGMSICLGDRGEALKAAMKTLSEYRLSISNAVRGLMGESSRVEQHGTLVLAKASGLVDEKLLGPVTSIITSSPAFKDKVVVAMTDSGETEVKVSSRVGDSYVGSVNLGIVMREAAEAVNGVGGGHSMAAGAKIPSSAIAAFSKLVLEKVGT, from the coding sequence GTGGCCGACCTCGAAGGTCTCCTTGCAAGGTGCGAGGTTCTCTCTCGGGAGACGGTCAAGCTTGCCGAGCAAGGGAAGAAGATACTCGTTGTCACACACGTGGACGCCGATGGGCTGGCAAGCGGATCCATCGTCTTCGCCTCTCTGATGAGGAGGGGCGCCAACGTCGCCCTGCGGTCGGTCCCGGACCTCGACCCGCGAAGGATCAAGGAGCTTGAGGCGGAGAAGTACGACTTCTACATCTTCACCGACCTCGCTTCAGCTCTCGTGAGCGAGCTCGAGCTCGCGTTCGACGGGAGGTTCCTAGTCATCGACCACCATCAGCTGGCCGAGGAGGATCTGGCCAAGCCGTCGGTCATGAACGCGTGGCAGTACGGCTACGACGGAGGTAAGGAGGCATGCTCATCGACGATGGCTTACATGTTCGCCTCCGTTATCGACCAGGAATGCAGGGACCTTTCCTACCTCGCTGTGGTCGGCGCGTTGGCTGACAGGCAGGACGGAGGGCAGGGAAGGTCATTGACAGGACTCAACAGGAAGGCAGTCGAGGAGGCGCAGGCCGCTGGCCTACTCACAGTTTCAAACGACCTGACGTTCACTGGGAGGCAGACGAGGCCGGTCCACGAAGCTGTGGCGCTCACCTCCGCACCTTACCTCCCTGGAATCTCGGGAAACAAGGACGCTGTGCTCGCCACCCTGCTCCAGGCAGGTATGAACCTCAAGGATGGCGCCCGCTGGAGGACTCTCTCCGAGTTGACGGGCGAAGAGAAGATGAAATTGACGGAGGTGATAGCTGGAGTGATAGGGGCCAGCGGCGGTGCGACAGACGCACTCGCCGGCCTGGTGGGCGAAGTCTACTCGCTGGAGTATGAGGATTCCTTCACCCCCCTCAGGGACGCGAGGGAGTTCGGGACACTACTCAACGCCTGCGGCAGAATGGGCGCAGCGGGAGTCGGGATGTCGATTTGCCTGGGCGACAGGGGGGAGGCCCTCAAGGCCGCGATGAAGACACTTTCGGAGTACAGGCTCAGCATCAGCAACGCAGTCCGGGGGCTGATGGGCGAGAGCTCCAGGGTCGAGCAGCACGGGACGCTGGTGCTGGCCAAAGCGAGCGGGCTCGTCGACGAGAAGCTGCTCGGGCCGGTTACATCGATCATAACCTCCAGCCCGGCGTTCAAGGACAAGGTCGTCGTCGCTATGACGGACTCCGGCGAAACTGAGGTCAAGGTATCCTCGCGGGTCGGAGACTCATACGTCGGCTCCGTCAACTTGGGCATCGTGATGCGTGAGGCGGCAGAAGCTGTCAACGGCGTCGGAGGTGGACACAGCATGGCCGCGGGGGCGAAGATTCCGTCCTCCGCTATCGCCGCGTTCTCGAAGCTTGTCCTGGAAAAGGTGGGCACGTGA
- a CDS encoding Kae1-associated serine/threonine protein kinase — translation MILSTFPGEAEATPGRLIHKGAEADILLGRWSGRPAVYKVRRPLPYRLKALDQQIRRHRTVHEAEMIHSAKAAGVAAPFLYFVSQPDATLVMEFIEGERLKDAAATRGKADVVRLFEQLGGEVAKLHAAGVMHGDVTTANVIMRCDELVFIDFGLSIHSTRLEDRAVDLRLIKETVTGAHSSVAVPAMDALLKGYGEVAGEQGLEAVVRQLRQIERRGRYARVE, via the coding sequence TTGATTCTGTCGACATTCCCTGGAGAAGCTGAGGCAACACCGGGCCGCCTCATCCACAAGGGGGCGGAGGCTGACATACTGCTAGGTCGCTGGTCGGGAAGGCCTGCGGTGTACAAGGTGAGGAGGCCGCTCCCCTACAGGCTAAAGGCCCTCGACCAGCAAATCAGGCGTCACAGGACCGTTCACGAGGCCGAAATGATACACAGCGCCAAGGCTGCGGGCGTTGCCGCCCCATTCCTCTACTTCGTGAGCCAGCCGGACGCGACGCTTGTCATGGAGTTCATCGAGGGAGAGAGGCTGAAGGACGCCGCAGCCACGCGCGGAAAGGCGGACGTTGTGCGCCTCTTCGAGCAGCTCGGAGGCGAAGTGGCGAAGCTCCATGCTGCGGGTGTGATGCACGGCGACGTCACCACTGCCAACGTGATCATGAGATGCGACGAGCTCGTTTTCATCGACTTTGGGCTTTCCATCCATTCCACGCGTCTCGAGGACCGCGCGGTTGACCTGCGCCTGATCAAGGAGACAGTCACCGGGGCTCACTCTTCTGTGGCCGTTCCGGCGATGGATGCCCTACTGAAGGGGTACGGCGAAGTCGCGGGGGAACAGGGCCTGGAGGCGGTCGTCAGGCAACTGAGACAGATCGAAAGGAGGGGGCGCTACGCCAGGGTCGAGTGA
- a CDS encoding SCP2 sterol-binding domain-containing protein yields the protein MPKFQSDEFFNELVAALSADPKWTESTKGIKTSMLFNVTDTGSSHLLTVDQGVTSVQTAPQGATAEFSFEGTYDAWTKVAKGEVDIQSAVLKGQLKFKGSITKILMYRDRFMLIADLMKNVQKEY from the coding sequence ATGCCAAAGTTCCAAAGTGACGAGTTCTTCAACGAACTCGTGGCGGCGCTCTCTGCCGATCCCAAGTGGACCGAGAGCACCAAGGGGATCAAGACATCTATGCTGTTTAACGTGACAGACACGGGTTCGAGCCACCTTCTCACCGTTGACCAGGGCGTGACCTCAGTCCAAACTGCGCCGCAAGGTGCGACTGCGGAGTTCTCGTTCGAGGGAACTTACGACGCGTGGACGAAGGTAGCGAAGGGGGAGGTGGACATACAGTCGGCCGTCTTGAAGGGTCAGCTCAAGTTCAAGGGATCGATTACGAAAATCCTGATGTACAGGGACAGGTTCATGCTGATAGCTGACCTGATGAAGAACGTTCAGAAAGAGTACTAG
- a CDS encoding 50S ribosomal protein L15e, protein MAMYRQISRSWQGIFHEKAGNIRARAVELRKEPAMKRIERPSRLDRARSLGYKAKEGVIVVRARVSRGGMRHQRPTSGRRPKHMGVLKIKSAVSSQTVAERRVSERYPNMKVLGSYLIWKDGRFAWYECVLVDPLHPSVKSDFNYRRVLGLTV, encoded by the coding sequence ATGGCCATGTACAGGCAAATCTCTCGTTCCTGGCAGGGTATCTTCCACGAGAAGGCGGGGAACATCCGGGCGAGAGCAGTAGAGTTGCGCAAGGAGCCTGCCATGAAGAGGATTGAGCGTCCCTCCAGGCTCGACCGGGCGAGGTCTTTGGGCTACAAAGCAAAGGAGGGAGTCATCGTGGTGAGGGCGAGGGTCTCAAGGGGAGGGATGAGGCATCAGAGGCCTACGTCAGGGAGGAGGCCGAAGCACATGGGCGTCCTCAAAATAAAGTCCGCAGTCTCTTCGCAGACCGTTGCCGAGAGGAGGGTCTCGGAGCGTTATCCCAACATGAAGGTCCTCGGGTCCTACCTGATCTGGAAGGACGGAAGGTTTGCATGGTACGAATGCGTGCTCGTCGACCCACTGCATCCTTCAGTCAAGAGCGACTTCAACTACCGAAGGGTACTGGGCCTGACTGTCTAG
- the kae1 gene encoding N(6)-L-threonylcarbamoyladenine synthase Kae1 encodes MKNCVIGVESTAHTFGVSVVSSDGEILSDAKNVYKARAGSGIHPLEASKSHLNAAPSVVKKAFEESGVGPEEPKAVCYSMGPGLGPCLRVGAVVARTLASSLSKPLVPVNHAVGHIELGCMLTGSADPLVLLVSGGHAMVIAFSGGRWRVLGESLDLTLGQLLDQFGRHAGLPSPCGKAIEAEASKSKGYLPLPYSVKGNDVSLSGMLTAAKNLYDEGTPFEDICFSLQETAFAMVVEVTERALAFTDKKEVMIVGGVAANRRLSGMMTEMTARHSARFTAVPIEYSGDCGAQIAWTGYLAFRSGARIPVGESTVRQAWRLDSVDIPWRS; translated from the coding sequence ATGAAGAATTGCGTGATTGGCGTAGAGAGCACAGCGCACACGTTCGGAGTCTCGGTCGTCTCGTCAGACGGGGAGATCCTCTCGGACGCGAAGAACGTCTACAAGGCGCGGGCAGGTAGCGGGATACACCCACTCGAGGCGTCGAAGAGCCACCTCAACGCCGCCCCCTCCGTAGTGAAGAAGGCGTTCGAGGAGTCCGGCGTCGGACCCGAGGAACCAAAGGCCGTCTGCTATTCTATGGGTCCTGGACTGGGCCCGTGCCTCAGGGTCGGCGCAGTCGTCGCCCGCACGCTCGCGTCCTCTCTCTCGAAACCACTCGTCCCAGTAAACCATGCCGTTGGCCATATCGAGTTGGGATGTATGCTGACCGGCTCTGCAGACCCTCTCGTCCTCCTTGTGTCGGGAGGGCACGCGATGGTAATAGCATTCTCCGGCGGACGGTGGCGTGTCTTGGGGGAGTCTCTCGACCTTACACTCGGACAGCTGCTCGACCAGTTCGGGAGGCATGCGGGTCTCCCCTCTCCCTGTGGCAAGGCAATAGAGGCGGAGGCATCGAAGTCGAAAGGCTATCTGCCGCTGCCGTACAGCGTGAAGGGGAACGACGTTTCCCTCTCCGGGATGCTTACTGCTGCGAAGAATCTCTACGACGAAGGCACCCCGTTCGAAGACATCTGCTTCTCTCTACAGGAGACAGCTTTCGCCATGGTCGTCGAGGTCACCGAGAGGGCGCTCGCCTTCACCGACAAGAAGGAGGTGATGATCGTCGGGGGCGTCGCGGCGAACCGAAGACTCTCCGGGATGATGACGGAGATGACAGCCAGGCACTCAGCGAGGTTCACCGCCGTCCCAATCGAGTACAGCGGCGACTGCGGTGCGCAAATTGCATGGACTGGCTACCTCGCGTTCAGGTCCGGCGCCAGGATACCCGTCGGCGAGTCCACTGTCAGGCAAGCGTGGAGGCTTGATTCTGTCGACATTCCCTGGAGAAGCTGA
- a CDS encoding redox-regulated ATPase YchF, translating into MLVGVIGKPNVGKSTFFSAATLKDVPIADYPFTTIKPNVGVAYLRTKCVCREMGVVDKPRNSVCVDGTRLIPVRLVDVAGLVEGASHGRGLGNQFLDDIRQADALIHVVDASGSTDAEGRKVPAGSHDPTGDISMVEKEFDLWVFGLLKKDWEKAAKLTEQSAGKIVDHLANRLSGLSITIGDVEQVMLHAHLRAEKPTSWTDEQLMQLVTELRRLTKPSLIAANKADLPAAKENIGRLKATGRLVVPCASEAELLLRKATDHGLVRYTPGNPSFSVTSPEKLTAAQAGAIKMVEDMVFKAYSGTGVQEAINQAYFSLLNAVVVFPVEDETRLSDKDGNVLPDAFVMRGGSTSLDLARTVHTELAEGFLYAVDARTRKRLAADHRLANRDIVKIVSSSKRG; encoded by the coding sequence GTGCTTGTCGGGGTAATCGGAAAGCCGAACGTCGGGAAATCGACATTCTTCTCGGCTGCCACACTGAAGGATGTCCCAATTGCTGACTACCCATTCACGACGATAAAGCCGAACGTCGGCGTTGCGTATCTCAGGACAAAATGCGTCTGTAGGGAGATGGGCGTAGTTGACAAGCCGAGGAACTCGGTCTGCGTAGACGGCACGAGACTGATCCCTGTCAGGCTGGTCGATGTGGCAGGGCTCGTCGAGGGCGCTTCGCATGGGAGGGGCTTGGGCAATCAGTTCCTCGACGACATCCGTCAGGCAGACGCCCTGATTCACGTCGTGGACGCCTCCGGGTCTACAGACGCCGAAGGGAGGAAGGTGCCTGCGGGCTCCCACGACCCGACCGGAGACATATCCATGGTGGAGAAGGAGTTCGACCTGTGGGTCTTCGGCCTCCTGAAGAAGGACTGGGAGAAGGCAGCCAAGCTAACTGAGCAGTCCGCCGGAAAGATAGTCGACCATCTTGCCAACAGGCTTAGCGGCCTCTCAATCACAATCGGGGACGTGGAGCAAGTAATGCTTCACGCCCATCTGAGGGCGGAGAAGCCGACTAGTTGGACGGACGAACAGCTGATGCAGCTCGTCACCGAGCTCAGGAGACTGACAAAGCCTAGCCTGATAGCGGCCAACAAGGCTGACCTGCCCGCAGCGAAGGAGAACATTGGTAGGCTCAAGGCGACCGGAAGGTTGGTTGTGCCCTGCGCCTCGGAGGCCGAACTGCTACTTCGGAAGGCAACGGATCACGGACTCGTCAGGTACACCCCGGGGAACCCTTCGTTCAGCGTCACCTCGCCAGAGAAGCTCACAGCCGCCCAGGCGGGAGCGATCAAGATGGTGGAGGACATGGTGTTCAAGGCCTACAGCGGGACCGGAGTCCAGGAAGCGATCAACCAGGCGTACTTCTCTCTCCTCAACGCCGTTGTCGTCTTCCCTGTCGAGGATGAAACGAGGCTCAGTGACAAGGACGGCAACGTGCTGCCAGACGCATTCGTGATGAGGGGAGGCTCGACATCCCTTGACCTCGCGAGGACCGTCCACACAGAGCTTGCAGAGGGGTTCCTCTATGCGGTAGACGCCAGGACTAGGAAGAGGCTGGCCGCGGACCACAGGCTTGCCAACAGGGACATCGTCAAGATAGTCTCAAGCAGCAAGAGGGGCTAG
- a CDS encoding 30S ribosomal protein S15 produces MARIHSHRHGKSHQTRPMSKTSPTWVTYGKEEVETTIAKLAKDGLTASQIGLALRDDYAVPLVKPLLGKSIGQVLREGKNAPQIPQDLRDLIERAARVQKHLQANKADRKNVHSLELIEAKIYRLVKYYRAKGLLPADFKWTAVVAQLA; encoded by the coding sequence TTGGCCAGGATTCACTCTCACAGGCACGGGAAGTCGCACCAGACGAGACCCATGAGCAAGACATCGCCCACGTGGGTGACCTACGGCAAGGAGGAGGTGGAGACGACCATTGCGAAGCTTGCGAAGGACGGTCTGACGGCCAGCCAGATAGGACTCGCGCTTCGAGACGACTACGCGGTCCCACTTGTCAAGCCTCTGCTCGGGAAGTCCATCGGCCAGGTCCTAAGGGAGGGCAAGAACGCGCCCCAAATCCCGCAAGACCTGAGGGACCTCATCGAGAGAGCGGCTCGCGTGCAGAAGCACCTGCAGGCTAACAAGGCCGACAGGAAGAACGTCCACTCGCTCGAACTCATCGAGGCGAAGATCTACAGGCTTGTGAAGTACTACAGGGCGAAGGGGCTCCTCCCTGCCGACTTCAAGTGGACTGCCGTCGTTGCCCAGTTAGCGTAG